A genome region from Methylobacterium sp. FF17 includes the following:
- a CDS encoding ABC transporter ATP-binding protein gives MNAIEFDRVSKWFDQRGGTPLHVLDTVTVAIPQQAIVAILGSSGCGKSTLLNMIAGLLEPDEGAIRLDGIPSHAFRDWRAMTYMFQEDRLLPWRTAAQNVAFGLEAGGMRRSEREHRVEDTLALVGLAGFRDAYPHELSGGMRSRVALARSLVTEPRILLLDEPFSKLDPGIRAQMHAELLRIAALRAMTLVFVTHDVEEAVVLANRVVVLHPRPGRIGEIRDIDLPYPRDPLSEAVTEAVRRLRISLSTASA, from the coding sequence ATGAACGCGATCGAGTTCGATCGGGTCAGCAAGTGGTTCGATCAGCGCGGCGGCACCCCCCTCCACGTGCTCGACACCGTCACCGTCGCGATCCCGCAGCAGGCCATCGTCGCGATCCTCGGTTCGTCCGGCTGCGGGAAGAGCACGCTCCTGAACATGATCGCGGGCCTGCTCGAGCCGGACGAGGGCGCGATCCGCCTCGACGGCATCCCTTCCCACGCGTTCCGGGACTGGCGGGCGATGACCTACATGTTCCAGGAGGATCGGCTCCTGCCCTGGCGCACGGCCGCCCAGAACGTGGCCTTCGGTCTCGAAGCCGGCGGGATGCGCCGGTCCGAACGGGAGCACCGGGTCGAGGATACCCTCGCGCTCGTCGGCCTCGCGGGCTTCCGGGACGCCTATCCGCACGAGCTGTCCGGCGGCATGCGCAGCCGGGTGGCGCTGGCCCGCAGCCTGGTCACCGAGCCGCGGATCCTGCTCCTCGACGAGCCGTTCTCGAAGCTCGACCCGGGCATTCGCGCGCAGATGCATGCCGAACTCCTGCGCATCGCGGCGCTTCGGGCGATGACGCTCGTCTTCGTCACGCACGACGTGGAGGAAGCGGTCGTGCTCGCAAACCGGGTGGTGGTGCTCCACCCCCGGCCCGGCCGGATCGGCGAGATCCGCGATATCGATCTGCCCTATCCGCGCGATCCCCTGTCCGAGGCGGTCACCGAGGCGGTCCGTCGCCTGCGGATCAGCCTGTCCACCGCGAGCGCGTGA
- a CDS encoding GntR family transcriptional regulator, with amino-acid sequence MKAEERLRDAPARTGLVAVPDATLKGNAAYETLRREIVSCRLLPGTRFTEAEVMERFELGKASCRIALQRLTQDGFVTSMPRHGYRIVPISVKDVDEVFALRSELEPLAARGAAGQVNRAQLERLEQACRQRIEVDVGNQIDFFLEANRSFHMAIAVASGNRRLCRTLSGLLDEMTRLVALGFGVQGVRPNIENDHTALIEHLVAGDAESAARVARRHVETFREMVLEKIIASLRDTAVIPAGLSRSPGDAR; translated from the coding sequence GTGAAGGCTGAAGAACGTCTTCGCGACGCGCCGGCTCGGACCGGTCTCGTCGCCGTTCCCGACGCGACGCTGAAGGGCAACGCGGCCTATGAAACCCTGCGGCGCGAGATCGTGTCCTGCCGCCTGCTGCCCGGCACCCGCTTCACGGAAGCCGAGGTCATGGAGCGGTTCGAGCTCGGCAAGGCCAGCTGCCGCATCGCCCTGCAGCGCCTGACCCAGGACGGCTTCGTCACCTCGATGCCGCGCCACGGCTACCGGATCGTGCCGATCAGCGTGAAAGATGTCGACGAGGTGTTCGCGCTGCGCAGCGAACTCGAGCCCCTGGCCGCCCGGGGCGCCGCGGGACAGGTGAACCGCGCCCAACTCGAGCGCCTGGAGCAGGCCTGCCGCCAGCGCATCGAGGTCGATGTCGGCAACCAGATCGACTTCTTCCTGGAGGCCAATCGCAGCTTCCACATGGCGATCGCGGTCGCGTCCGGGAACCGGCGCCTGTGCCGAACCCTGTCGGGTCTGCTCGACGAGATGACCCGGCTGGTCGCCCTCGGCTTCGGCGTGCAGGGCGTGCGGCCCAATATCGAGAACGACCACACCGCGCTGATCGAGCATCTGGTGGCGGGTGATGCCGAGAGCGCCGCCCGGGTGGCGCGCCGGCACGTCGAAACCTTCCGGGAGATGGTCCTGGAGAAGATCATCGCGAGCCTGCGCGACACGGCTGTCATACCGGCCGGTCTTTCGCGCAGCCCGGGAGACGCCCGATGA
- a CDS encoding gamma-glutamyltransferase — protein MSFIQSNVMSFGSGVVVPEWGLSLQNRGYGFRWCG, from the coding sequence GTGAGCTTCATCCAGTCGAACGTCATGAGCTTCGGCTCGGGCGTGGTGGTGCCCGAATGGGGCCTGTCCCTGCAGAACCGCGGCTACGGCTTCCGCTGGTGCGGATGA
- a CDS encoding helix-turn-helix domain-containing protein, with protein sequence MEDQVTTSERGRQREILTGAQVLSGQLGKTIQRLRKAYNLSLSELAEQSGVAKSIISQIERNETNPTLATIWRLSQALDVSIERVLATSDEEPFIEKTSRADTPILVSDDGKVRLAIIGWIKTVEWLQWYDVSADPGGQLDSDPHQRGSVESLTVTSGLMEVEVAGTVQRARAGETLRYRCDRPHTVRCLGTEPAKAVMVVIMKAAVME encoded by the coding sequence ATGGAAGACCAGGTGACGACGTCCGAACGCGGACGGCAGCGCGAAATTCTCACCGGAGCGCAGGTGCTCTCCGGCCAACTCGGAAAGACGATCCAGCGCCTGCGCAAGGCCTATAACCTCTCGCTGTCCGAACTCGCGGAGCAATCCGGGGTGGCGAAATCGATCATCAGCCAGATCGAGCGCAACGAGACCAATCCGACGCTCGCCACGATCTGGCGCCTGAGCCAGGCCCTCGACGTGTCGATCGAGCGGGTGCTCGCCACCAGCGACGAGGAACCCTTCATCGAGAAGACCTCTCGGGCCGACACGCCGATCCTCGTCTCGGACGACGGCAAGGTGCGCCTGGCCATCATCGGTTGGATCAAGACGGTCGAGTGGCTGCAATGGTACGACGTCAGCGCCGATCCGGGCGGACAGCTCGATTCCGACCCGCACCAGCGGGGGTCGGTCGAATCGCTCACGGTGACGTCCGGCCTGATGGAGGTCGAGGTCGCGGGCACCGTCCAGCGCGCCCGCGCCGGCGAGACCCTGCGCTACCGCTGCGACCGGCCGCACACGGTGCGCTGCCTCGGCACGGAGCCGGCAAAGGCCGTGATGGTGGTGATCATGAAGGCCGCCGTGATGGAGTAG
- the thiD gene encoding bifunctional hydroxymethylpyrimidine kinase/phosphomethylpyrimidine kinase, which yields MTPIAVTIAGSDSSGGAGIQADLKTFAALRVYGASVVTALTAQNTRGVQAIHDVPADFVAAQIDSVFSDLAVTAVKIGMLSQVATIEAVAAGLARHAGAIPFVLDPVMVATSGDRLISEAAVDALRRHLLPLAALVTPNLPEIATLIDEPAAVSENDAVAQGRRLLARGARAVLVKGGHAAGRESVDHLMEADGRLRRFAAPRIETRNTHGTGCTLSSAVAAGLAHGLPLVEAVAQAKRYVSAAIARADSVPVGHGHGPVHHFHALWA from the coding sequence ATGACACCGATCGCGGTCACCATCGCGGGATCCGATTCCAGCGGGGGCGCGGGGATTCAGGCGGACCTCAAGACCTTCGCGGCGCTGAGGGTCTACGGCGCCAGCGTCGTCACCGCCCTGACGGCGCAGAACACGCGGGGGGTCCAGGCGATCCACGACGTGCCGGCCGATTTCGTCGCGGCGCAGATCGACAGCGTGTTTTCGGACCTCGCCGTCACGGCCGTGAAGATCGGGATGCTGTCACAGGTCGCCACCATCGAGGCGGTGGCGGCGGGGCTGGCGCGCCATGCCGGCGCGATTCCGTTCGTGCTCGACCCCGTGATGGTCGCCACCTCGGGCGACCGCCTGATCTCCGAGGCGGCGGTGGACGCCCTGCGCCGCCACCTGCTGCCGCTGGCGGCCCTCGTCACCCCGAACCTGCCCGAGATCGCCACGCTGATCGACGAGCCCGCCGCCGTGAGCGAGAACGACGCCGTAGCACAGGGCCGCCGCCTCCTCGCCCGGGGCGCTCGCGCCGTGCTGGTGAAGGGCGGCCATGCGGCCGGACGCGAGAGCGTCGACCACCTGATGGAGGCCGATGGCCGGCTGCGTCGCTTCGCGGCGCCCCGCATCGAGACCCGCAACACGCACGGGACGGGCTGCACCCTGTCTTCGGCCGTCGCGGCGGGGCTCGCGCACGGTCTGCCCCTGGTCGAGGCCGTGGCCCAGGCCAAGCGCTACGTCTCCGCCGCGATCGCCCGCGCGGACAGCGTACCGGTGGGCCATGGACACGGCCCGGTGCATCATTTCCATGCCCTCTGGGCCTGA
- the thiE gene encoding thiamine phosphate synthase translates to MIERDEGKAGGRRVDLRLYGLLDTGISGHDGARLAAMAVEAVRGGCTLLQYREKSIDNARAALTRIRAIHVALAGSGVPLLVNDRVDLALAAGVEGVHLGQGDLHPADARRLLGRDAIIGLTLKAGPQADELYRLPVDYACIGGVFATASKDNPDPPVGLDGLARIVFRGRLARGAAFPLGAIAGIDASNAAAVIGAGADGIAVISSLFSGESVEARARDLRFRVDSALAARGASA, encoded by the coding sequence GTGATCGAACGGGATGAAGGAAAAGCCGGAGGGCGGCGGGTCGACCTGCGACTCTACGGCCTGCTCGACACCGGAATCTCCGGCCATGACGGCGCGAGACTCGCCGCGATGGCGGTCGAGGCCGTCCGGGGCGGCTGTACGCTCCTGCAATACCGCGAGAAATCCATCGACAACGCGCGCGCGGCCCTGACCCGCATCCGGGCGATCCACGTGGCGCTGGCCGGCAGCGGCGTGCCGCTCCTCGTCAACGACCGGGTCGACCTCGCCCTCGCGGCCGGCGTCGAGGGGGTCCATCTCGGCCAGGGCGACCTGCATCCGGCGGATGCGCGCCGCCTGCTCGGGCGCGACGCGATCATCGGGCTGACCCTCAAGGCCGGCCCCCAGGCCGACGAACTCTACCGCCTGCCCGTGGACTATGCCTGCATCGGCGGCGTGTTCGCGACCGCGAGCAAGGACAACCCCGATCCGCCGGTGGGCCTCGACGGCCTCGCCCGGATCGTCTTCCGGGGCCGCCTCGCGCGCGGGGCCGCATTTCCCCTCGGGGCCATCGCGGGGATCGACGCCAGCAACGCGGCGGCGGTGATCGGGGCGGGGGCGGACGGCATCGCGGTGATCTCCTCCCTGTTCTCCGGCGAGTCCGTGGAGGCGCGCGCGCGCGACCTGCGCTTCCGGGTCGATTCCGCCCTCGCCGCGCGGGGTGCATCGGCCTAA
- a CDS encoding sugar O-acetyltransferase: protein MDLTPKQKMLSGAHYHPDDPELHADHHSAKLWMQRYNASLTEPPSVRRELLRERLAAVGEGAVVRPPFHCDYGLHISLGAHVFLNFGCVILDCAPVSIGDRTQIGPGVQILTPDHPREPGPREAGLEFARAIRIGRNVWIGGGALILPGVTVGDDAIVGAGAVVTRDVPAGATVAGNPARILPRRAGGTSPVA, encoded by the coding sequence ATGGATCTGACCCCGAAGCAGAAGATGCTGTCCGGCGCGCATTACCATCCCGACGATCCGGAACTGCACGCCGACCACCACAGCGCCAAGCTCTGGATGCAGCGCTACAATGCGTCCCTGACCGAGCCCCCTTCGGTCCGCCGCGAACTCCTGCGCGAGCGCTTGGCCGCCGTCGGCGAGGGCGCAGTGGTGCGCCCGCCCTTCCACTGCGATTACGGGCTGCACATCAGCCTCGGCGCGCACGTCTTCCTCAATTTCGGCTGCGTCATCCTGGATTGCGCGCCCGTGAGCATCGGCGACCGGACGCAGATCGGCCCCGGCGTCCAGATCCTCACCCCCGACCATCCCCGGGAGCCCGGTCCCCGCGAGGCCGGCCTCGAATTCGCCCGCGCGATCCGGATCGGACGCAACGTCTGGATCGGGGGCGGCGCCCTGATCCTGCCCGGCGTGACGGTCGGCGACGATGCCATCGTCGGCGCCGGCGCCGTCGTCACCCGCGACGTGCCGGCCGGCGCGACCGTGGCGGGCAACCCGGCGCGCATCCTGCCGCGGCGCGCGGGCGGGACATCCCCCGTGGCGTGA
- a CDS encoding NUDIX hydrolase: protein MEETQRSREGSLPNPSAVGLVAVIVAATDGEPRALTVQVGGQARGRSDGLPAGPLVPEHPTLERGLRAWVERQTHQRLGYVEQLYTFGDRDRQGDDAGGLHSLSVAYLALVREVRPAGLAEASWRNWYRFLPWEDWRAGRPESLGEIEAQLLAWAEGAGDPKLRRRREDRLGLTFGLCGGAWNEERVLERYELLFEAGLIPEAQGQAGAAGDADLRITGQPMALDHRRVLATAIGRLRGKIKYRPVVFELMPPTFTLFQLQRTVEALSGTNLHKQNFRRLVAQQGLVEETDGVTSGATGRPARLVRFRREVLLERPAPGFRLRPQRRPA, encoded by the coding sequence GTGGAGGAGACTCAGCGGAGCCGGGAGGGGAGCCTCCCCAACCCGTCCGCCGTCGGGCTCGTCGCCGTGATCGTCGCGGCCACCGACGGCGAGCCGCGCGCCCTCACCGTTCAGGTCGGCGGCCAGGCCCGGGGCCGCTCGGACGGGTTGCCGGCGGGCCCGCTGGTGCCCGAGCACCCCACCCTGGAGCGGGGCCTGCGCGCCTGGGTCGAGCGCCAGACCCACCAGCGCCTCGGCTACGTCGAACAGCTCTACACCTTCGGCGACCGCGACCGGCAGGGCGACGATGCCGGCGGGCTGCACTCGCTCTCGGTGGCCTACCTCGCCCTCGTGCGCGAGGTCCGCCCGGCGGGGCTCGCGGAAGCCTCCTGGCGCAACTGGTACCGCTTCCTGCCGTGGGAGGACTGGCGGGCGGGACGGCCCGAATCGCTCGGCGAGATCGAGGCGCAACTCCTCGCCTGGGCGGAGGGCGCCGGCGACCCGAAGCTGCGGCGCCGCCGCGAGGACCGCCTCGGCCTGACCTTCGGCCTTTGTGGCGGAGCCTGGAACGAGGAGCGTGTGCTCGAGCGCTACGAATTGCTGTTCGAGGCCGGCCTGATCCCCGAGGCGCAGGGGCAGGCCGGTGCGGCCGGGGACGCCGACCTGCGGATCACGGGCCAGCCCATGGCCCTCGACCACCGCCGCGTGCTCGCCACCGCGATCGGGCGCCTGCGCGGCAAGATCAAGTACCGCCCCGTGGTGTTCGAACTGATGCCGCCGACCTTCACGCTGTTCCAGCTCCAGCGCACCGTGGAGGCGCTCTCGGGCACCAACCTGCACAAGCAGAACTTCCGGCGGCTGGTGGCCCAGCAGGGGCTCGTGGAGGAGACGGACGGCGTCACCAGCGGTGCCACCGGACGCCCGGCCCGCCTCGTGCGATTCCGCCGCGAAGTCCTGCTCGAACGCCCGGCCCCGGGCTTCCGCCTGCGACCGCAGCGCCGGCCCGCCTGA